One genomic region from Pyxicephalus adspersus chromosome 1, UCB_Pads_2.0, whole genome shotgun sequence encodes:
- the LOC140339302 gene encoding gastricsin-like, producing MKIFIFVLACLQFSHGLVRVPLSKGKSIRQNMREAGVLDKYLKSHKIDLSDRYRGYAVASESMYFDTYYYGPISIGTPPQSFLVLFDTGSSNLWVPSTYCQSTACTNHHTFNPSQSSTYTSNNQRFTMGYGGGNVASSVTGVFGYDTVYIQGLTITNQEFGLTITEPSGNFYYSPFDGILGLAYPGLSVGGATTVMQGILQENLLNQPIFSVYLGSQSGEVIFGGVDSNLYTGQINWAPLSNALYWQVGLQEFSINGQATGWCSNGCEAIVDTGTTQLNIPEPYMQQLLPYLGIQQTQNGGYYVNCNSLQSMPTLSFTINGVSFPLSPSAYIIQENGYCSANFLSISLPAQNGDPLWILGDVFLREYYSVFDFGNNRVGFATVA from the exons ATGAAGATTTTCATCTTTGTGCTAGCATGTCTACAGTTCTCCCATGGGCTTGTCAG AGTTCCCCTAAGTAAGGGGAAGTCAATTCGACAGAATATGAGGGAAGCTGGAGTGCTGGACAAGTATTTGAAGTCTCATAAAATTGATCTGTCTGACAGATACAGGGGATATGCTGTGGCTTCTGAGTCGATGTATTTTGAT acTTATTACTATGGTCCAATAAGTATTGGAACACCTCCTCAAAGTTTTCTGGTTCTTTTTGACACTGGATCCTCCAACCTCTGGGTTCCATCAACCTACTGCCAAAGTACAGCCTGCA CAAACCACCACACATTTAACCCAAGCCAGTCTTCTACCTACACTTCCAATAACCAGAGGTTCACCATGGGTTATGGTGGTGGCAATGTTGCCAGCAGTGTTACTGGAGTGTTTGGTTATGATACAGTTTAT ATTCAAGGACTTACTATTACAAATCAAGAATTTGGACTAACCATCACAGAACCCAGTGGTAATTTCTACTATTCACCATTTGATGGTATATTGGGTTTGGCTTATCCTGGCCTTTCTGTGGGTGGTGCCACCACTGTGATGCAAGGAATTCTGCAGGAAAATCTTCTGAATCAGCCAATTTTCAGTGTCTACCTTGGCAG CCAGTCAGGCGAGGTTATTTTTGGGGGCGTGGATTCCAACCTTTACACTGGCCAGATCAATTGGGCTCCACTGTCTAATGCGCTGTACTGGCAGGTTGGCCTTCAGGa GTTCTCTATCAATGGCCAAGCTACTGGCTGGTGTAGCAATGGCTGTGAGGCCATCGTAGATACTGGAACCACTCAGCTGAATATTCCTGAGCCATACATGCAACAGCTGCTGCCATATCTTGGCATTCAACAGACTCAGAATGGAGGA tattacGTGAACTGCAACAGCCTTCAGAGCATGCCCACTCTTAGCTTTACCATCAATGGTGTTTCCTTCCCATTGTCTCCATCAGCTTACATAATTCAG GAAAATGGATATTGCTCTGCCAACTTCCTTAGCATCAGCTTGCCAGCTCAGAATGGAGACCCACTCTGGATTCTGGGAGATGTTTTCTTGAGagaatattattctgtttttgacTTTGGGAACAACCGCGTTGGCTTTGCTACAGTGGCATAG